From Pagrus major chromosome 6, Pma_NU_1.0, one genomic window encodes:
- the capzb gene encoding F-actin-capping protein subunit beta isoform X1 has product MNDQQLDCALDLMRRLPPQQIEKNLSDLIDLVPSLCEDLLSSVDQPLKIARDKAVGKDYLLCDYNRDGDSYRSPWSNKYEPPIEDGAMPSSRLRKLEVEANNAFDQYRDLYFEGGVSSVYLWDLEHGFAGVILIKKAGDGSKKIKGCWDSIHVVEVQEKTSGRTAHYKLTSTVMLWLQTTKTGSGTMNLGGSLTRQMERDESVGESAPHIANIGRLVEDMENKIRSTLNEIYFGKTKDIVNGLRSVQTLADKSKQEALRNDLVDALKRKHNC; this is encoded by the exons AATGACCAGCAGCTGGACTGTGCTCTGGACCTGATGAGGCGTCTGCCTCCTCAGCAGATTGAGAAGAACCTCAGTGACCTCATTGACCTG GTGCCCAGTCTGTGTGAggacctcctctcctctgtggaCCAGCCCCTGAAGATTGCCCGTGACAAGGCCGTGGGGAAAGACTATCTGCTCTGCGATTATAACAGAGACGGCGACTCCTACAG ATCCCCGTGGAGTAATAAGTATGAACCTCCCATTGAAGATGGTGCAATGCCTTCATCTCGCCTGAGGAAACTCGAGGTTGAAGCCAATAATGCCTTCGACCAGTACAGAGACCT GTACTTTGAGGGTGGTGTGTCCTCTGTGTACCTCTGGGACTTGGAGCATGGCTTTGCTGGAGTTATTCTCATCAAGAAGGCTGGGGATGGATCCAAGAAGATCAAAGGGTGTTGGGACTCCATCCATGTGGTGGAGGTGCAG GAGAAGACCAGCGGTCGTACTGCTCACTACAAACTCACCTCCACCGTCATGCTGTGGCTCCAGACAACCAAGACCGGCTCTGGTACCATGAACCTGGGTGGCAGCCTTACAAGACAG atggaaaggGATGAGTCAGTTGGAGAGTCCGCACCCCACATCGCCAACATCGGCCGCCTTGTCGAA GATATGGAGAACAAGATTCGCTCCACACTGAATGAAATCTACTTTGGCAAGACGAAGGACATTGTCAACGGTCTAAG GAGTGTTCAGACTCTGGCTGACAAGTCAAAGCAGGAGGCTCTGAGGAACGACCTGGTGGATGCACTCAAACGCAAACATAACTGCTAG
- the capzb gene encoding F-actin-capping protein subunit beta isoform X2 — MNDQQLDCALDLMRRLPPQQIEKNLSDLIDLVPSLCEDLLSSVDQPLKIARDKAVGKDYLLCDYNRDGDSYRSPWSNKYEPPIEDGAMPSSRLRKLEVEANNAFDQYRDLYFEGGVSSVYLWDLEHGFAGVILIKKAGDGSKKIKGCWDSIHVVEVQEKTSGRTAHYKLTSTVMLWLQTTKTGSGTMNLGGSLTRQMERDESVGESAPHIANIGRLVEDMENKIRSTLNEIYFGKTKDIVNGLRSIESLPDNQKYRQLQKELSQVLTQRQIFID, encoded by the exons AATGACCAGCAGCTGGACTGTGCTCTGGACCTGATGAGGCGTCTGCCTCCTCAGCAGATTGAGAAGAACCTCAGTGACCTCATTGACCTG GTGCCCAGTCTGTGTGAggacctcctctcctctgtggaCCAGCCCCTGAAGATTGCCCGTGACAAGGCCGTGGGGAAAGACTATCTGCTCTGCGATTATAACAGAGACGGCGACTCCTACAG ATCCCCGTGGAGTAATAAGTATGAACCTCCCATTGAAGATGGTGCAATGCCTTCATCTCGCCTGAGGAAACTCGAGGTTGAAGCCAATAATGCCTTCGACCAGTACAGAGACCT GTACTTTGAGGGTGGTGTGTCCTCTGTGTACCTCTGGGACTTGGAGCATGGCTTTGCTGGAGTTATTCTCATCAAGAAGGCTGGGGATGGATCCAAGAAGATCAAAGGGTGTTGGGACTCCATCCATGTGGTGGAGGTGCAG GAGAAGACCAGCGGTCGTACTGCTCACTACAAACTCACCTCCACCGTCATGCTGTGGCTCCAGACAACCAAGACCGGCTCTGGTACCATGAACCTGGGTGGCAGCCTTACAAGACAG atggaaaggGATGAGTCAGTTGGAGAGTCCGCACCCCACATCGCCAACATCGGCCGCCTTGTCGAA GATATGGAGAACAAGATTCGCTCCACACTGAATGAAATCTACTTTGGCAAGACGAAGGACATTGTCAACGGTCTAAG ATCTATTGAGTCTTTGCCTGATAACCAAAAGTACCGGCAGCTCCAGAAGGAGCTGTCGCAGGTCCTCACCCAGCGTCAGATCTTCATTGACTAG